The Colias croceus chromosome 18, ilColCroc2.1 genome has a window encoding:
- the LOC123699781 gene encoding neutral and basic amino acid transport protein rBAT isoform X2, whose translation MADAKYVVEDHRNGDAKIELDANKRQFTGLTKEELMKYAEDPFWIRLRWFMFILFWAMWLCMLAGAIAIIVQAPKCAPPPPRTWYEKGPIVDVSSVEDYTTIEPNLELLKDAQVAGVFASSCKDAYEVLDNENASCLKQFKDFVAKAKSYGVKVIVDLTANFVPLSHKWFQLSENRSEEYKDYFIWQSSKEYDADEPSGTPKPPNAWVSTENEPAWSWSEKRKEFYLHLYGADQPQLNFNNPAVVNKFDDVLKIWMKAGADGIRLQKARELVVNVTLAPEVPHTGSGSQPAADHTQHAFWRHKHTTDQPALDELLAHWAHLVRGLAADESVFTIAEAGGRPELYLLARNTSSLRPAASAPIPVEPAATAAAQLRERLPRWPLVQLTSEEPSLELAAFSMLLPAAPVLSLEQLTAPEFNSTAAELLSQLSTLRGDASIEHGRYVIEAAPTHNNTGEVLACARWKAGHTGYVSVHNAGVSARANLTSLASLPEQLSVHLLSPGTKEASGYNNAEIVPTGDVLIPEKSTIIFSYVPQTTAEH comes from the exons ATGGCAGACGCCAAGTACGTGGTGGAGGACCACAGGAATGGAGACGCGAAGATTGAACTGGATGCCAATAAACGC CAATTCACCGGGCTGACCAAGGAGGAGCTGATGAAGTACGCAGAGGACCCGTTCTGGATCCGCCTGCGTTGGTTCATGTTCATACTGTTCTGGGCCATGTGGCTGTGCATGCTGGCCGGAGCTATCGCGATCATTGTACAGGCGCCCAAGTGTGCACCGCCGCCGCCAAGGACTTG gtacgaAAAAGGCCCGATAGTAGACGTTTCATCAGTAGAGGACTATACCACAATAGAGCCAAACCTGGAGCTGCTCAAAGACGCGCAAGTGGCCGGAGTGTTCGCATCCTCCTGTAAGGATGCGTATGAAGTACTGGATAATGAAAATGCCAGCTGTTTGAAGCAGTTTAAAGACTTCGTGGCCAAGGCCAAGTCTTATGGCGTTAA agTGATAGTGGACCTGACAGCAAACTTCGTGCCCCTATCGCATAAATGGTTCCAACTGAGCGAGAACCGTTCAGAAGAATACAAGGACTACTTCATTTGGCAGTCAAGCAAGGAATATGATGCGGATGAGCCTAGTGGTACACCAAAACCACCTAATGCTTgg GTATCAACAGAAAATGAGCCGGCATGGTCCTGGAGCGAAAAACGCAAGGAGTTCTACCTGCATCTGTATGGAGCCGACCAGCCGCAGCTTAACTTTAACAACCCCGCAGTTGTCAACAAGTTTGATGACGTGCTCAAGATCTGGATGAAAGCTGGAGCTGATGGTATTAG GTTGCAGAAAGCCCGCGAGCTGGTGGTGAACGTGACCCTGGCCCCGGAAGTGCCGCACACGGGCAGCGGCAGCCAGCCCGCCGCAGACCACACGCAGCACGCGTTCTGGCGCCACAAGCACACCACCGACCAGCCCGCGCTCGACGAGCTGCTGGCGCACTGGGCGCACCTCGTGCGGGGCCTCGCCGCAG ATGAGTCAGTATTCACAATCGCGGAAGCTGGCGGTCGCCCGGAGCTGTACCTACTAGCCCGCAACACGAGCTCACTGCGGCCGGCCGCTTCCGCGCCAATACCCGTGGAACCTGCTGCTACAGCTGCAGCACAGTTGAGGGAACGCTTGCCGAGGTGGCCACTCGTACAG CTAACATCAGAAGAACCAAGTCTAGAGCTGGCCGCTTTCAGCATGCTGCTCCCAGCTGCACCTGTGCTGTCGTTGGAACAGCTCACCGCACCGGAATTCAATTCTACTGCT GCGGAGTTACTATCCCAGTTGAGCACACTACGCGGTGACGCGAGCATAGAGCACGGCCGCTACGTGATCGAAGCGGCGCCCACGCACAACAACACGGGCGAAGTGCTCGCGTGTGCTAG ATGGAAGGCGGGTCACACGGGCTACGTGTCGGTGCACAACGCGGGCGTGTCGGCGCGTGCAAACCTCACCTCGCTCGCGTCGCTGCCCGAACAACTCTCTGTGCATTTATTGTCGCCTGGTACTAAAGAGGCTTCGGG CTACAACAATGCTGAAATAGTGCCCACAGGCGACGTTCTAATACCAGAGAAGTCTACAATCATCTTCTCGTACGTGCCACAGACTACGGCAGAACATTAG
- the LOC123699781 gene encoding uncharacterized protein LOC123699781 isoform X1, producing MSEGRKNHLSIDGGQVKEDDHVASYKPLPDNDGEFRTSKASLHKSKEKVSGDGAEEKLLAKEEEAKIVTRVDMADAKYVVEDHRNGDAKIELDANKRQFTGLTKEELMKYAEDPFWIRLRWFMFILFWAMWLCMLAGAIAIIVQAPKCAPPPPRTWYEKGPIVDVSSVEDYTTIEPNLELLKDAQVAGVFASSCKDAYEVLDNENASCLKQFKDFVAKAKSYGVKVIVDLTANFVPLSHKWFQLSENRSEEYKDYFIWQSSKEYDADEPSGTPKPPNAWVSTENEPAWSWSEKRKEFYLHLYGADQPQLNFNNPAVVNKFDDVLKIWMKAGADGIRLQKARELVVNVTLAPEVPHTGSGSQPAADHTQHAFWRHKHTTDQPALDELLAHWAHLVRGLAADESVFTIAEAGGRPELYLLARNTSSLRPAASAPIPVEPAATAAAQLRERLPRWPLVQLTSEEPSLELAAFSMLLPAAPVLSLEQLTAPEFNSTAAELLSQLSTLRGDASIEHGRYVIEAAPTHNNTGEVLACARWKAGHTGYVSVHNAGVSARANLTSLASLPEQLSVHLLSPGTKEASGYNNAEIVPTGDVLIPEKSTIIFSYVPQTTAEH from the exons AGTTCCGTACATCCAAAGCCAGTCTCCACAAGTCTAAGGAGAAAGTATCCGGCGACGGTGCTGAGGAGAAGCTTCTGGCGAAGGAGGAGGAAGCCAAGATCGTGACGAGGGTCGACATGGCAGACGCCAAGTACGTGGTGGAGGACCACAGGAATGGAGACGCGAAGATTGAACTGGATGCCAATAAACGC CAATTCACCGGGCTGACCAAGGAGGAGCTGATGAAGTACGCAGAGGACCCGTTCTGGATCCGCCTGCGTTGGTTCATGTTCATACTGTTCTGGGCCATGTGGCTGTGCATGCTGGCCGGAGCTATCGCGATCATTGTACAGGCGCCCAAGTGTGCACCGCCGCCGCCAAGGACTTG gtacgaAAAAGGCCCGATAGTAGACGTTTCATCAGTAGAGGACTATACCACAATAGAGCCAAACCTGGAGCTGCTCAAAGACGCGCAAGTGGCCGGAGTGTTCGCATCCTCCTGTAAGGATGCGTATGAAGTACTGGATAATGAAAATGCCAGCTGTTTGAAGCAGTTTAAAGACTTCGTGGCCAAGGCCAAGTCTTATGGCGTTAA agTGATAGTGGACCTGACAGCAAACTTCGTGCCCCTATCGCATAAATGGTTCCAACTGAGCGAGAACCGTTCAGAAGAATACAAGGACTACTTCATTTGGCAGTCAAGCAAGGAATATGATGCGGATGAGCCTAGTGGTACACCAAAACCACCTAATGCTTgg GTATCAACAGAAAATGAGCCGGCATGGTCCTGGAGCGAAAAACGCAAGGAGTTCTACCTGCATCTGTATGGAGCCGACCAGCCGCAGCTTAACTTTAACAACCCCGCAGTTGTCAACAAGTTTGATGACGTGCTCAAGATCTGGATGAAAGCTGGAGCTGATGGTATTAG GTTGCAGAAAGCCCGCGAGCTGGTGGTGAACGTGACCCTGGCCCCGGAAGTGCCGCACACGGGCAGCGGCAGCCAGCCCGCCGCAGACCACACGCAGCACGCGTTCTGGCGCCACAAGCACACCACCGACCAGCCCGCGCTCGACGAGCTGCTGGCGCACTGGGCGCACCTCGTGCGGGGCCTCGCCGCAG ATGAGTCAGTATTCACAATCGCGGAAGCTGGCGGTCGCCCGGAGCTGTACCTACTAGCCCGCAACACGAGCTCACTGCGGCCGGCCGCTTCCGCGCCAATACCCGTGGAACCTGCTGCTACAGCTGCAGCACAGTTGAGGGAACGCTTGCCGAGGTGGCCACTCGTACAG CTAACATCAGAAGAACCAAGTCTAGAGCTGGCCGCTTTCAGCATGCTGCTCCCAGCTGCACCTGTGCTGTCGTTGGAACAGCTCACCGCACCGGAATTCAATTCTACTGCT GCGGAGTTACTATCCCAGTTGAGCACACTACGCGGTGACGCGAGCATAGAGCACGGCCGCTACGTGATCGAAGCGGCGCCCACGCACAACAACACGGGCGAAGTGCTCGCGTGTGCTAG ATGGAAGGCGGGTCACACGGGCTACGTGTCGGTGCACAACGCGGGCGTGTCGGCGCGTGCAAACCTCACCTCGCTCGCGTCGCTGCCCGAACAACTCTCTGTGCATTTATTGTCGCCTGGTACTAAAGAGGCTTCGGG CTACAACAATGCTGAAATAGTGCCCACAGGCGACGTTCTAATACCAGAGAAGTCTACAATCATCTTCTCGTACGTGCCACAGACTACGGCAGAACATTAG
- the LOC123699785 gene encoding zinc finger C2HC domain-containing protein 1C, whose protein sequence is MEKTGGSRLLQMQARFQQKQLQEKELKIASLYEAQQARALDRVRHSPSNGNVTTPSPPIPHQPGKVRQMFEERRTKAGIDKSYPLQPIQNTERTQPRKALPNGYSKVSNTKATVEKKTSIRAQNTVSSHSVRKQITQVHKVNSIVNGSGDLNHNHELDLNAVKSLSNTNGRDHSVDELDRADNNYMLENETFPEALAPVTPRSPELEEVKRVVKRNPPPQTLPTTRATKPISKPTATVPKKVSNENAVTENTSKPRGVMQRVNPVPRRTPVSPQASSGPKARTGSGPRAGPVGPSAGGAGSGDACAVCGRRFAPDRLAKHQEICRKTHSKRRKPFDVIKHRLAGTEAEPFIGKLRKNVTSTSSSKVQSKSLNSNWRQKHEEFIQAIRAAKQVQAHLNAGGKLSDLPPPPPSENPDYVQCPHCNRRFNQGAAERHIPKCANFQFNKPKPAAKRR, encoded by the exons GCGCGGTTCcaacaaaaacaattacaGGAGAAGGAGCTGAAGATCGCATCTCTATACGAGGCTCAGCAGGCCAGAGCACTGGACAGGGTTAGACATTCACCCAGCAATGGCAATGTCACAACCCCTAGTCCACCTATACCGCATCAACCTGGAAAG gtGCGTCAAATGTTCGAAGAGCGTCGTACAAAAGCGGGCATCGATAAAAGTTACCCGCTACAACCGATACAGAACACGGAACGAACTCAACCCAGGAAGGCATTACCTAATGGTTATAGTAAAGTTAGCAATACAAAGGCCACGGTGGAGAAGAAGACGTCCATTCGAGCCCAGAATACAGTGAGCTCACATAGCGTCAGGAAACAGATTACtcag GTACACAAAGTGAACAGCATTGTAAACGGATCGGGCGATCTCAACCACAACCACGAATTGGATCTCAATGCTGTCAAATCATTG TCAAACACGAACGGTAGGGACCATTCGGTGGACGAGTTGGATCGCGCGGACAATAACTATATGTTGGAAAATGAAACGTTTCCGGAGGCTCTCGCGCCGGTCACTCCGCGGTCTCCCGAGCTGGAGGAAGTTAAGCGAGTTGTTAAGAG AAATCCTCCGCCACAAACTCTACCTACGACAAGAGCTACGAAACCCATTTCAAAACCAACAGCAACTGTGCCAAAGAAAGTGTCCAATGAAAATGCG GTAACGGAGAACACCAGTAAGCCCCGTGGGGTCATGCAGCGAGTTAACCCT gtgcCAAGAAGAACGCCTGTG AGTCCACAAGCGTCTAGCGGCCCCAAAGCACGCACGGGGTCCGGGCCCCGCGCGGGTCCCGTGGGCCCTAGTGCGGGAGGTGCGGGGTCGGGGGACGCGTGCGCGGTGTGCGGGCGCCGCTTTGCGCCCGACCGCCTCGCGAAGCACCAGGAGATCTGCCGCAAGACGCACTCCAAGCGACGCAAGCCGTTCGACGTCATCAAGCATCGGCTCGCG GGCACAGAAGCGGAGCCGTTCATCGGCAAGCTGCGCAAGAACGTCACGTCCACATCATCCAGTAAAGTACAGAGCAAGTCATTGAATAGCAACTGGCGCCAGAAGCACGAGGAGTTCATACAGGCGATACGAGCCGCTAAGCAGGTGCAGGCGCACCTTAACGCTGGTG gTAAGCTCAGCGACCTCCCCCCACCTCCCCCCTCTGAGAACCCCGACTACGTGCAGTGTCCGCACTGTAACCGCCGCTTCAACCAAGGAGCCGCCGAGCGACACATACCCAAATGTGCCAATTTCCAATTTAACAAGCCCAAACCGGCCGCGAAACGCAGGTAA